One Stenotrophomonas oahuensis genomic region harbors:
- a CDS encoding sigma 54-interacting transcriptional regulator: MSQLSAQDSPDSPQKAGGAGTDALAGYEYQIDVSVWLALDLMLASKLTQEITLEPSTQEDLEADVKEDDSGSVTGTMAIDGYRLVVQAKLRTGDAWTVRGVLALLRHGGERRIPAIDRLADPKIRYLLVTSAGVNGKARGLVVHRAGVWPSPPSMPTSIGRALPPRGAGRVAVIDKVDRERLDSRIRELLTDTFRVPNAYWRQCHHDLREQARQRICGVAGGQWCQADLAEAIRAHQGYIASSPELDDYVYPSQWRQLVTAMAERHAVLIVGQSGTGKTMAARKLYEKLRETTPGLAYVAITQGPHQLAGDETHLPVFYDIEDPWGRYDFDPNSRPWNEDLAKYLGGANANKLIVAASRRDVARESRALDSLRPWVVELEAEHYGPQERERLYRSRIRALPRELQGMAARAEDKVLSELATPLEIQKFFDALPVLDRQLTRSPDRFITLAIGRAHKDSIERTVIEQIGQRKGTRAAVALWALLKANGKISLRALRPIEDALMQRDRAQAEELSPLIGFFVAARNLRQVEDTVTYYHPRVESGIEQVLRHEPASVVRDSLCHLVDALMAVDSPNPGWGARTAARILAGMQRLPDALRPSLSTVAQAGIDAWLISEIPKVGKELEAHLRLAEAAGSANSIVAELARYLFHRPDNSFEALMLWVSPERDDAWYARMCSAPETRPILEAFVRDVLPSIRIHYPANLHRHLQTLTPGLTDAFLDAARKIVHYGFVDTDDAIAAGALEDIESFETIIDIAIAVRTPTDEDRKRYEEQSLAIINGEYNEDYVDYLSNDDDGFTAGEFIATYVRKVRLTGDWRRLSVHRHRHRLLFNWLREIANEPNDSIKNGDELEAVFDAAYTHEHEDLLWQIILQRWDSTYLPRLIERVRDGDAEYGTRCAAITCLIEHAPHALLDLVRMLEGKKDHLRTTGIALELGELLHREANRKGSDARLASVEADLAILSAPLAEIALASVAVKLGRPPSLSRETLKLLVGITGGSVVLRRFRIAVDRHVPLPIDDDIRWMLTHADEDTDASAAIDAAARRGLTDQVQAGLKHRFARVRAHALTAITAAVPEPLPNSILAMARRVSVFLCSGDVGCPVTARLLSTGSG; this comes from the coding sequence ATGAGCCAGCTTTCAGCACAGGATTCCCCTGATAGTCCGCAAAAAGCGGGCGGCGCGGGCACGGACGCGCTGGCCGGATACGAGTACCAGATCGACGTCTCGGTCTGGCTGGCCCTCGATCTGATGCTCGCTAGCAAGCTTACCCAGGAAATCACCCTGGAACCTAGCACCCAAGAGGACCTGGAAGCCGATGTGAAGGAGGATGACTCGGGAAGCGTGACCGGGACGATGGCGATAGATGGCTATCGACTGGTAGTCCAAGCCAAGCTCAGGACAGGCGATGCTTGGACCGTCAGAGGCGTGCTCGCGTTGCTCAGGCACGGAGGCGAGCGACGGATACCAGCTATCGATCGACTGGCGGACCCCAAGATCCGATACCTGCTGGTCACTAGTGCCGGCGTCAACGGCAAAGCTCGCGGCCTAGTTGTTCACCGCGCAGGCGTTTGGCCTTCCCCCCCAAGCATGCCAACTTCGATCGGCCGCGCGCTCCCCCCAAGGGGCGCCGGCCGGGTCGCTGTGATCGATAAGGTGGATCGCGAGCGGCTGGACTCACGCATCCGAGAGCTGTTGACGGATACTTTTCGCGTCCCGAACGCATACTGGCGCCAATGCCATCACGATCTGCGCGAACAGGCACGCCAACGCATTTGCGGTGTAGCGGGAGGACAATGGTGCCAGGCTGACCTAGCAGAGGCCATTCGCGCCCACCAGGGTTACATCGCCAGCTCGCCGGAACTTGACGACTACGTCTATCCCAGCCAGTGGAGGCAGCTCGTAACCGCGATGGCCGAGCGCCACGCCGTGCTCATCGTTGGGCAGTCCGGAACCGGCAAAACGATGGCTGCGCGGAAGCTGTATGAGAAGCTTCGCGAAACCACTCCCGGGCTAGCTTACGTGGCTATCACCCAAGGTCCCCACCAGCTTGCCGGCGACGAGACCCATCTGCCTGTGTTCTATGACATTGAGGACCCTTGGGGGCGCTACGACTTCGATCCCAACAGCCGTCCGTGGAACGAGGATCTTGCCAAGTACTTGGGGGGCGCCAACGCCAACAAGTTGATCGTCGCAGCGTCCAGGCGGGATGTCGCCCGAGAGAGTCGTGCACTCGACAGCCTCCGCCCTTGGGTCGTCGAACTGGAAGCGGAGCACTACGGTCCGCAGGAACGTGAGCGTCTGTATCGCTCGCGGATCCGGGCTCTACCCCGGGAGCTCCAGGGGATGGCCGCCCGAGCTGAAGACAAGGTGCTGTCGGAGCTTGCGACTCCGCTGGAAATCCAGAAGTTCTTCGACGCCCTGCCCGTTCTCGATCGCCAGTTGACGCGTTCGCCGGACCGCTTCATTACTCTGGCGATCGGGCGAGCGCACAAAGACTCCATTGAAAGGACGGTCATCGAGCAGATCGGGCAACGTAAAGGTACGCGCGCCGCAGTCGCCCTCTGGGCGTTGCTCAAGGCCAATGGCAAAATCTCCCTGCGGGCCTTGCGGCCGATCGAGGACGCCCTCATGCAGCGCGACCGTGCTCAGGCTGAGGAGCTCTCGCCACTAATCGGCTTCTTTGTCGCCGCGCGGAACCTGCGTCAAGTCGAAGACACAGTGACCTACTATCACCCTCGAGTGGAATCCGGTATCGAGCAGGTACTCCGGCATGAGCCAGCCTCGGTCGTCCGTGACTCCCTGTGTCACTTGGTCGACGCATTGATGGCGGTCGACAGTCCGAATCCCGGCTGGGGTGCCCGTACGGCAGCCCGTATCCTGGCAGGAATGCAGCGATTGCCCGACGCCTTGCGGCCGTCGCTCTCCACGGTTGCACAGGCAGGCATTGACGCCTGGCTGATAAGCGAAATCCCCAAGGTCGGCAAGGAGCTAGAAGCACATCTGCGTCTCGCCGAGGCTGCCGGATCGGCGAACAGCATCGTCGCCGAACTGGCGCGATACCTCTTCCATCGACCGGACAACAGCTTCGAGGCGCTGATGCTCTGGGTCTCGCCCGAGCGTGACGACGCCTGGTATGCGCGCATGTGTTCGGCACCGGAAACCAGACCGATCCTCGAGGCTTTCGTGCGGGATGTCCTGCCCAGCATCCGTATCCACTATCCAGCCAATCTCCACCGACATCTGCAGACCCTCACGCCAGGTCTAACGGACGCCTTCCTCGATGCCGCGAGGAAAATCGTGCACTACGGCTTTGTGGACACCGACGACGCCATTGCAGCAGGCGCGCTGGAGGACATCGAATCATTCGAAACGATCATCGATATAGCAATCGCTGTTCGAACGCCTACGGACGAAGATCGGAAGCGTTACGAAGAGCAGAGCTTGGCCATCATCAATGGCGAATACAACGAGGACTATGTTGACTACCTGAGCAACGACGATGATGGGTTCACCGCTGGTGAATTTATCGCCACTTACGTGAGAAAGGTCCGACTCACGGGCGACTGGCGCAGGCTGTCTGTACACCGCCATCGCCACCGACTGCTGTTCAATTGGTTGCGTGAAATTGCAAACGAGCCCAACGACTCGATCAAGAACGGCGATGAGTTGGAAGCCGTGTTCGACGCCGCGTACACCCACGAGCATGAGGATCTGCTCTGGCAGATCATTCTGCAACGCTGGGATTCGACCTACCTTCCGCGACTGATCGAGCGTGTCCGCGACGGTGACGCCGAGTACGGCACCCGCTGCGCCGCAATTACCTGCCTGATCGAGCACGCGCCGCATGCTCTCCTCGACCTTGTCCGGATGCTCGAAGGTAAAAAGGATCATCTGCGCACGACCGGCATCGCGCTCGAACTTGGCGAGTTGCTGCACCGCGAGGCAAACCGCAAGGGCAGCGACGCGCGGTTAGCTTCGGTCGAGGCCGACTTGGCGATACTTTCAGCCCCTCTCGCTGAAATCGCTCTGGCTTCGGTCGCCGTCAAGCTCGGCCGACCTCCCTCGTTATCGCGAGAGACATTGAAACTACTCGTCGGAATCACCGGTGGCAGCGTGGTGTTGCGCCGATTCCGCATCGCTGTCGACCGCCACGTACCTTTGCCTATTGATGACGACATCCGTTGGATGTTGACCCACGCGGATGAGGACACCGACGCCTCCGCCGCAATAGATGCGGCTGCTCGCCGTGGCTTGACGGATCAGGTTCAAGCCGGGCTCAAGCACAGGTTCGCCAGGGTTCGCGCACATGCCCTCACCGCGATAACCGCTGCAGTGCCGGAGCCGTTGCCGAACTCCATCCTGGCAATGGCCAGGAGAGTGTCCGTATTTTTGTGTTCGGGCGACGTGGGCTGCCCTGTGACAGCCCGGCTTCTTAGTACGGGCTCCGGATAA
- a CDS encoding antitoxin VbhA family protein: MTSKAQRQQAFVEATASLRLEGLPVSTKDDDLYAAAIEGLISGSLLDLVSARIRDEMAPEKEPGRK; encoded by the coding sequence ATGACCAGCAAAGCTCAGCGCCAACAGGCGTTCGTCGAAGCGACCGCTTCGCTCCGATTGGAAGGCTTGCCCGTTTCAACGAAGGATGATGATCTCTACGCGGCGGCCATTGAGGGATTGATCTCTGGGAGTCTGCTCGATCTGGTTTCGGCGCGAATTCGGGATGAAATGGCACCAGAGAAGGAGCCTGGGCGCAAATAG
- a CDS encoding ATP-dependent nuclease: protein MYLEKLVLSGFRSFEKAEIPLCKDLTLFVGENNGGKSNAIDAIRLLTAPLSGRRDIYSEPTDIRFGSAVRSFDISATFTELSAGQKGRLITAATDPQISGCSFGLRYEEVAQRIPGRVIAWAGQHRGVAEPGAHETVRHIYLPALRDAKRALASGNSTRIYALLKHFLGDITQEELAATLRRTQNDPVLDKVGQAVGSGLGILTSGVRKQGASLGFSPEEKLIDIARELRFKMSDHDIEPEDLRYSGHGYANLLYMATIAVELERVDEADLTLFLVEEPEAHLHPQLQAAVLNFLEEQAAKSREKERDPNQFAGELQVVVATHSPNLSAWVANKQAVFFRSIVPEAQAAQELKGEEGEEGEEGEDSMRALAGGPMGSAKEFAAPESRDETLTEDESMATLSGVTAPILPEIEPNAVLSSSRIRRQTRVIPLAKLALEDDERRKVDRYLDVTKSALLFGGRVLLVEGIAEALLLPVIAKLFVLKNQSERLRLFRSAVFVPIDGVDFTPYIKLLLTAYDGVRIADRVVVITDGDKGKVGFSEVPPGKRRKKALDDLAQELGAMTKLDIFVNEFSLEPELVATGNGELMKKIFLKLHPQSESKWDAAVALSGDDQAKEIQKIFDDVRKGDYAQLLADALQRDNQEFKVPAYLTKAILRLTE from the coding sequence ATGTATCTGGAGAAGTTGGTGTTGAGCGGCTTTCGCTCTTTCGAGAAGGCGGAGATACCGCTTTGCAAGGATCTGACTCTGTTCGTCGGCGAGAACAATGGCGGCAAGAGCAATGCGATCGACGCGATCAGATTGCTAACAGCGCCCCTCAGCGGCCGACGCGATATCTACTCCGAGCCTACTGATATCCGCTTTGGCAGCGCGGTTCGTTCCTTTGATATTTCGGCCACATTCACTGAGCTCAGTGCGGGACAGAAGGGGCGGCTAATCACCGCCGCGACCGACCCTCAGATCAGTGGTTGCTCCTTCGGGCTACGCTATGAGGAAGTGGCGCAGCGTATTCCAGGTAGGGTAATCGCCTGGGCTGGTCAACATAGGGGCGTTGCCGAGCCTGGCGCTCATGAGACGGTGCGGCATATATATCTTCCGGCTCTGCGCGACGCCAAGCGTGCGCTTGCCTCAGGTAACTCCACGCGCATCTATGCCTTGTTAAAGCACTTTTTGGGAGACATCACCCAAGAAGAATTGGCCGCCACCTTGCGCAGAACCCAGAACGACCCTGTCTTGGACAAGGTCGGGCAGGCGGTGGGCTCGGGCTTGGGCATACTAACCAGTGGCGTGCGTAAGCAGGGTGCCTCGTTGGGGTTCTCTCCCGAGGAGAAGCTCATCGATATTGCCCGGGAGCTTCGCTTCAAGATGTCCGATCACGACATCGAGCCAGAAGACCTGCGCTACTCCGGCCACGGCTACGCCAACCTGCTCTACATGGCGACCATCGCCGTCGAGCTTGAGAGGGTCGACGAGGCAGATCTCACGCTGTTTTTGGTCGAGGAGCCGGAGGCGCACCTACACCCGCAGCTTCAGGCCGCTGTGCTGAACTTCCTGGAGGAGCAGGCCGCCAAGTCGCGCGAGAAGGAGCGCGACCCGAACCAATTCGCGGGGGAGCTGCAGGTTGTTGTAGCGACGCACTCCCCCAATCTTTCGGCATGGGTGGCCAACAAGCAGGCGGTCTTCTTCCGCTCCATCGTCCCGGAAGCCCAAGCTGCACAGGAGTTGAAAGGCGAGGAGGGCGAGGAGGGCGAGGAGGGCGAGGACAGCATGCGCGCCTTGGCGGGCGGCCCGATGGGGTCCGCTAAGGAATTTGCAGCACCTGAGTCGCGTGATGAAACTCTAACCGAAGACGAGAGCATGGCAACCCTGTCGGGCGTTACTGCTCCTATCCTCCCTGAAATAGAGCCCAATGCGGTGCTCTCTTCCTCCAGAATCAGGCGTCAGACCCGAGTCATTCCCTTGGCCAAGCTCGCGCTTGAGGATGATGAGCGGCGCAAAGTCGATCGCTATCTGGATGTCACCAAATCTGCGCTCCTCTTTGGAGGGCGCGTGTTGCTCGTGGAAGGTATTGCCGAAGCACTCCTGCTACCCGTGATTGCCAAGCTATTTGTGCTGAAAAACCAGTCCGAGCGGTTGCGCCTATTCCGCTCTGCGGTCTTCGTTCCAATTGATGGCGTGGACTTCACTCCTTATATCAAGCTGCTGCTTACCGCTTATGACGGCGTGCGGATAGCGGACCGTGTTGTGGTCATCACCGATGGGGATAAGGGCAAGGTTGGTTTTAGTGAGGTGCCGCCGGGCAAGAGGAGAAAGAAAGCGCTAGATGATCTCGCTCAAGAGCTTGGCGCCATGACAAAGCTTGACATTTTTGTTAACGAGTTCTCGCTGGAGCCTGAACTTGTGGCTACTGGGAACGGAGAGCTCATGAAGAAGATATTTCTCAAGCTTCATCCCCAGTCCGAAAGTAAGTGGGATGCCGCGGTGGCGCTGTCTGGGGATGACCAGGCCAAGGAGATACAGAAAATCTTCGATGACGTACGCAAGGGGGACTACGCGCAGCTGCTCGCCGACGCGCTTCAGAGGGACAACCAAGAATTCAAGGTCCCAGCTTATCTGACGAAAGCGATTTTGCGCCTGACCGAATGA
- a CDS encoding ATP-dependent helicase, with protein MSTSAFNPTPEQQAIIEHDGSAFIEACPGAGKTRVMVERARRAVSQQREAPGRGLAFLSFTEAAVSELEARLYREGVVQKPAFPHFIGTFDSFLWKFLIAPFGAPCERSPARLIPDKKYLEIAPPNVARTLPLECFDRVNGRAIEEELKERGFDRSAKSYETIAKALRASLLEQGHLDFEDARELALNRLKDPPRSQVLATAFAARFTEIIVDEAQDCNALDLEIIDWMRGSGITVKVICDPNQAIYGFRGGVGAELARFGESFPPSERLPMTGNFRSGKNIAKSILALRAPSMRGNEDEALGEYRHEPSPVHVLAYGGNGVPRSVGVKFGELVEALDLNPANCPIVASTLPSACKAAGVVSASKDGALSVRLATTVHTYHAASDMRVKKDALVGFHKIQLELADELTDKTYQQYLLEHEIEPDHWRPRAIAMLDAMRFDRSRHSSASEWLRQAKTLLDPLRKPDASRSISRRLPDKEELGKVFTETDGLRQPAHTIHAVKGLEFDAICVVMTSRHAGSIIDFLSSPPGGEDNESARKIYVGASRARRLLSIAAPKSQAERLRELLLGTGADVELTRV; from the coding sequence ATGAGCACCTCCGCCTTCAATCCTACGCCGGAACAACAGGCAATCATCGAGCATGACGGCTCGGCCTTCATCGAAGCCTGTCCCGGGGCAGGAAAGACCCGGGTCATGGTGGAACGTGCACGTCGTGCTGTGTCGCAACAGCGAGAAGCGCCTGGTCGTGGCCTCGCATTCTTGTCCTTCACAGAAGCGGCCGTGTCAGAGCTTGAGGCTCGCCTGTATCGGGAGGGGGTCGTTCAGAAGCCGGCATTCCCCCACTTCATCGGGACCTTCGACAGCTTCCTCTGGAAGTTCCTCATCGCGCCCTTTGGCGCTCCATGCGAACGGAGTCCAGCGCGTCTCATCCCTGATAAGAAGTACCTGGAGATCGCGCCTCCAAATGTTGCACGCACACTGCCACTTGAATGCTTCGATCGGGTTAACGGCAGGGCGATAGAGGAAGAGCTTAAGGAACGAGGCTTCGATCGAAGTGCAAAGAGCTATGAAACTATCGCAAAAGCCCTTCGGGCCAGCCTGCTTGAGCAAGGCCATTTGGACTTTGAGGATGCGCGAGAACTCGCGCTGAACCGCCTGAAAGACCCCCCTCGATCACAAGTATTGGCCACAGCCTTCGCGGCGCGCTTCACAGAGATCATAGTTGATGAGGCTCAGGACTGTAATGCGCTGGATCTGGAGATTATCGATTGGATGCGCGGGAGCGGGATCACAGTGAAGGTCATCTGTGATCCCAATCAAGCAATCTATGGATTTCGTGGCGGGGTAGGTGCGGAACTTGCTCGCTTTGGGGAGAGCTTTCCTCCAAGCGAGCGCCTTCCGATGACGGGTAACTTCCGATCCGGGAAGAACATCGCAAAAAGTATCTTAGCTTTGCGTGCACCTAGTATGCGCGGAAATGAGGATGAAGCCCTGGGGGAGTACCGGCATGAGCCAAGCCCTGTTCATGTCTTGGCCTATGGAGGAAATGGCGTCCCACGCAGCGTGGGCGTAAAATTTGGAGAGCTTGTAGAGGCGCTTGATCTGAATCCAGCCAACTGTCCGATCGTCGCCTCAACGCTGCCATCGGCCTGCAAGGCTGCTGGCGTTGTCTCTGCTAGCAAAGACGGTGCGCTTAGTGTGCGCTTGGCGACAACCGTTCATACCTACCATGCGGCATCCGACATGCGGGTCAAGAAGGATGCGCTCGTTGGATTCCACAAGATTCAGTTGGAACTCGCGGATGAGCTGACTGACAAAACCTATCAGCAATACCTGCTGGAGCACGAGATCGAACCAGATCACTGGCGCCCCAGAGCCATCGCAATGCTCGATGCGATGCGCTTTGATAGAAGCAGGCACTCTTCCGCCAGCGAATGGCTCAGGCAAGCCAAAACGCTCCTCGACCCGCTTCGCAAACCGGACGCAAGCCGATCCATCAGCCGGAGGCTTCCAGACAAGGAAGAACTTGGAAAGGTCTTCACTGAAACCGATGGCTTGCGCCAGCCTGCACATACGATTCATGCGGTGAAGGGTTTGGAGTTCGATGCTATCTGCGTCGTGATGACCTCCAGGCACGCGGGGAGCATCATCGACTTCCTGTCCTCGCCCCCCGGCGGTGAGGACAACGAGAGCGCGCGTAAGATCTATGTGGGCGCGTCCCGTGCCCGTAGATTGCTCTCAATCGCGGCTCCAAAGAGTCAGGCCGAGCGGCTAAGGGAACTTCTGCTAGGGACTGGGGCAGACGTTGAGCTGACTCGTGTGTAG